From the Hyphomicrobiaceae bacterium genome, the window ACGGGTTGCCCACACCCCGGCTGACGCGGTCTTCGAGCTTCCGCCAGTGCGTGGTTGCCTCGCCAAACTTGTCGGATACGAATACGTCTACCCAGCCCTGCCGGAAGCCGACGCGGGCCGCGCGATCTTCGATAAGCTGTCGCTGTCGGCGCGTGGGCGAATAATTGTACGCGTCCAGGTCTTCAATGCTGTCCACTTCTTCCCGATTGGCAAAATCGAGAAGCATGCGCTTCAGATTCTGTTGCAGCGAGAGCCCGCGCGTAATGATCCCTCCGACCGAGATGGCCCCTTCCGCGTGCAACCGCTTGAAGCTCTCTAGGTCGCGATCGAAGAACGGGTCCTTGTTGTTCCACTCGATCTCCAGCGCAAAAACATGGTCACCGAACTTCTTCACGTGATCAATCTCGTGCGAGAGCGATTGCGTCTCTGTCTCTTCTTCGTCGAAACCGACCAGCTTCCGGACCGTCACGTTGCGCTTAGCCCAACCCAGTTCCGCCAACCGACGACGCTTCCTCTGCGTTGAGGGCGCCTCGCCGCCGCCACCGCTCACTAACTCCTCGACAGGGATTTCGAGCCCAAGGAGTACCGCTTCCAGATCGGCAATGGCCTGGGGCATGTCGTGTTGCAAAATGGCTGCCGCGTGATGCAGCGCCAACACATCGTATCCTGCTTGTCTGAGATCCTCGAGCATAGCCACCCCCGCAATGGGGGAGACTACAGAAGAGTCGCCGACTTCTCTACCCGATGCTCGAATAGTGTTCGAAACAGTGTTCGCCCCGCAAGGGGGTTAAAGGGCAAGAAATGTAATACGCTGTATCTATTTGGGAATTTTGGTCGGAGCGAGAGGATTTGAACCTCCGACCCCCAGTCCCCCAGACTGGTGCGCTAACCAGGCTGCGCTACGCTCCGATTCCGGCCCCCTTTTGCCCGCACGGGGGCCCAAGGTCAACCGCCATCCTCGGGTGGGCTTAAAACAAAGTCAGCTTGACGCATCAAGGGGGTGCTTGCGGCCTCGACGTCCTCTAAAACCAGCGGCACCAGGGCTTCTGGCGAGATCCGAGCCGCCCGAGCCAGCGCCACCGCCGCGACATAGCCAGCTACCGTCGCCTCCAGCGGGATATCCCAGGTGCGGTAGCTCGAAAGTGACCTGCCTGCCCCATGAGATCCATCCAAGCCGTCGAAGCCCGCTCCAAAGCCATAAGTCGCCGCAGGCGCCGTAGCCTGCACCTCGCCCGGCAAGTCGGCCAAGTCCGCAGCCTCGCCCGCCGGTCCCATAATCCCGGCCTCCTTCAGCACCGCGAGCAAGCCCCGCCCGTCGGCCTTGGCAAACGCCTCGACGCGGCACCACGCTTGGATGAAAGCGCGATCTTCCCCATCGGCGCTTGCAGGTAGCGGCACCTGCGCCTCGTCGCCGTTCGCATGGCCAAGGTCGACGCCGCCTGCCACTGCTTCCGCAAAACTGACGATGCGCGAACGGCGTGCGGCCGCCATCTTGCGTGGCGTGACACTTTCGAGATCGACGCCAAGCGGCGCAAACCTGGTAAGCGCGATAAGCGCAAACGGACCGGAGTGGGAGAGACTGAAATGCGGTGCCGGTGCAGGCAACAATGGGCGACCACCTACTGCAGTCTGAAAGGGTTGCGCACGAAAGACCGCGCCGCCCCACCGCTCCAGCAAAACGCGCAACGCGATATGAGCGGTTCGCCATCGCTGCCGCGCTTGCGCATCTGAGATGCCGGCGGCCCGCTGTTCCTCTTGCGCAGACAGCCGAGGGCATTCCACCTCAGCGTCAGCGAGCGCCCCCGCCATGGCATCGAGGTCGACGAACCAAAGCTCCAAGGCAGTGTCAGGCAGAGACGAAAGATAGGACGCCGGGCGGGCGCTCACGTACGCCCACCGGCTCGCGAACGCTTTGCGACTGCGCTCGCTTCTGCGATGACATTGCCGATGAGAAGAGCGCGGCACTGCTCCAGCTCCCGGATCACGGAACGAATAACATCGGCACGATTTTTCTGCGTGCCAGGTATTGCTTCACCCACAGCCTGCGCGGAGGCGGCAGGGGGCGATTGGGCAGGCGTTTGCGGCGTGGTTGCCTTCCCGTCCTTCAGTCCTCGGACGC encodes:
- a CDS encoding BglII/BstYI family type II restriction endonuclease, with product MLEDLRQAGYDVLALHHAAAILQHDMPQAIADLEAVLLGLEIPVEELVSGGGGEAPSTQRKRRRLAELGWAKRNVTVRKLVGFDEEETETQSLSHEIDHVKKFGDHVFALEIEWNNKDPFFDRDLESFKRLHAEGAISVGGIITRGLSLQQNLKRMLLDFANREEVDSIEDLDAYNYSPTRRQRQLIEDRAARVGFRQGWVDVFVSDKFGEATTHWRKLEDRVSRGVGNPCPLLLIGIPDSVVKV